The proteins below come from a single Candidatus Cloacimonadota bacterium genomic window:
- a CDS encoding LemA family protein produces MIALIVVIAIVVIIFFSFIGIYNSLVRLRNQVKNAWSQIDVQLKRRHDLIPNLIETAKGYMKHERETLESITKARSKAMKADSVKEKANAESALNGAMSQFYVVVENYPDLKANQNFLALQEELTATENKIAFSRQNYNDQVLFFNNKIQMFPSNIVAGMFNFQTQTFFELENPAEKEVPKVDFS; encoded by the coding sequence ATGATAGCTCTGATAGTAGTAATAGCAATTGTCGTGATAATTTTCTTCAGTTTCATAGGAATTTACAACAGCCTGGTAAGATTGCGCAATCAGGTAAAAAATGCCTGGTCGCAGATCGATGTGCAATTGAAACGCCGCCATGATCTTATTCCCAACCTGATAGAAACTGCCAAAGGCTACATGAAGCATGAAAGAGAAACGCTGGAAAGCATCACAAAAGCCAGAAGTAAAGCCATGAAAGCAGATTCAGTGAAAGAAAAAGCCAATGCCGAAAGTGCTTTGAATGGAGCAATGAGTCAATTTTATGTAGTTGTAGAGAACTATCCTGACCTGAAAGCAAATCAGAATTTCCTGGCACTACAGGAAGAACTTACAGCAACTGAAAACAAAATTGCCTTTTCCCGCCAGAATTACAATGATCAAGTGCTTTTCTTCAACAACAAAATTCAGATGTTCCCTTCCAATATTGTTGCAGGAATGTTCAATTTCCAAACACAGACTTTCTTTGAACTGGA